One genomic region from Nocardioides plantarum encodes:
- a CDS encoding general stress protein: MSMTSPSSRPGRAGLNPMRLEFPQSLAVYDDYAQAQKTVDFLSDEEFPVENCMIVGTDLKRIERITGRLTTGRVAAGAAASGAWFGLFIGVVFTIFTDENALTTILSTVLFGAAFFVIWALLGYAMTRGQRDFQSVTSVVATRYEVLVEHKVAAQARELLTKLPGALPNPFE; encoded by the coding sequence ATGAGCATGACCTCCCCCAGCAGCCGACCGGGCCGCGCCGGCCTCAACCCGATGCGGCTGGAGTTCCCCCAGTCCCTGGCCGTCTACGACGACTACGCCCAGGCGCAGAAGACCGTCGACTTCCTGTCCGACGAGGAGTTCCCGGTCGAGAACTGCATGATCGTCGGCACCGACCTCAAGCGCATCGAGCGGATCACCGGCCGTCTCACCACCGGCCGTGTCGCCGCCGGTGCTGCCGCGTCGGGCGCCTGGTTCGGGCTCTTCATCGGGGTCGTCTTCACGATCTTCACCGACGAGAACGCCCTGACGACCATCTTGTCGACCGTGCTGTTCGGGGCGGCGTTCTTCGTCATCTGGGCGCTGCTCGGCTACGCGATGACGCGCGGGCAGCGCGACTTCCAGTCGGTCACCTCGGTGGTCGCGACGCGCTACGAGGTGCTGGTCGAGCACAAGGTCGCCGCCCAGGCGCGCGAGCTGCTCACCAAGCTGCCCGGCGCCCTGCCCAACCCGTTCGAGTAG
- a CDS encoding long-chain-fatty-acid--CoA ligase gives MTDFNLASLLEDTAAEHPEREALVFGDTRLSYAQVDGAANQVANLLVSRGIERGDKVALSCPNLPYFTIVYFGILKAGGTVVPLNVLLKGREVAYHLADSDAKAYFCFQGTPELAIGREGHAGFEQTDGCEHFFMITADPTADSPVGGTETLGRAVAGQPPTFDTVVTDEDDTAVILYTSGTTGQPKGAELRHRNMRDNARAGRDLFGADAEKPDTYLCVLPLFHSFGQTVIQNGAFAFGGTVVMLPRFEAKAALDLMLANEVSFFAGVPTMYWGLLGALEEGVDISSIADNLRVAAAGGSALPVEVHKGFERKFGVTILEGYGLSETSPVASFSKYGADVRVGSIGTPIPGVEMKLLKADSWDEIGADEEVGEIAIKGHNVMKGYYGRPDATDEAIQDGWFRSGDLARKDEDGWYYIVDRSKDMIIRGGFNVYPREIEEHLLTHPDVSLAAVIGVPHESHGEEIKAVVILEKGSSLTEEELVAWARDEMAGYKYPRIVEFVDELPMTATGKILKRELS, from the coding sequence GTGACGGACTTCAACCTGGCCAGCCTTCTCGAGGACACCGCAGCGGAGCACCCCGAGCGCGAGGCCCTCGTGTTCGGCGACACCCGGCTCAGCTACGCGCAGGTCGACGGCGCGGCCAACCAGGTGGCCAACCTGCTCGTCTCGCGCGGCATCGAGCGCGGCGACAAGGTCGCGCTGAGCTGCCCCAACCTGCCCTACTTCACCATCGTCTACTTCGGCATCCTCAAGGCCGGCGGCACCGTGGTGCCCCTCAACGTGCTGCTCAAGGGCCGCGAGGTCGCCTACCACCTGGCTGACTCCGACGCGAAGGCCTACTTCTGCTTCCAGGGCACGCCCGAGCTCGCGATCGGCAGGGAGGGCCACGCCGGCTTCGAGCAGACCGACGGCTGCGAGCACTTCTTCATGATCACCGCCGACCCCACGGCCGACAGCCCGGTCGGGGGCACCGAGACGCTGGGCCGGGCCGTCGCCGGGCAGCCCCCGACGTTCGACACGGTCGTCACCGACGAGGACGACACCGCGGTCATCCTCTACACCTCCGGCACCACCGGTCAGCCCAAGGGCGCCGAGCTGCGCCACCGCAACATGCGCGACAACGCCCGGGCCGGTCGGGACCTCTTCGGCGCCGACGCGGAGAAGCCCGACACCTACCTGTGCGTGCTGCCGCTGTTCCACTCCTTCGGCCAGACCGTCATCCAGAACGGCGCCTTCGCGTTCGGCGGCACCGTCGTGATGCTGCCGCGCTTCGAGGCCAAGGCCGCGCTCGACCTGATGCTCGCCAACGAGGTGTCCTTCTTCGCCGGCGTCCCCACGATGTACTGGGGCCTGCTCGGCGCGCTCGAGGAGGGCGTCGACATCAGCTCGATCGCCGACAACCTCCGCGTCGCCGCGGCCGGCGGGTCCGCCCTGCCGGTCGAGGTGCACAAGGGCTTCGAGAGGAAGTTCGGCGTCACCATCCTCGAGGGCTACGGGCTGTCCGAGACCTCGCCGGTCGCCAGCTTCTCCAAGTACGGCGCGGACGTGCGGGTGGGCTCCATCGGTACGCCGATCCCCGGCGTCGAGATGAAGCTGCTGAAGGCCGACAGCTGGGACGAGATCGGCGCCGACGAGGAGGTCGGCGAGATCGCCATTAAGGGCCACAACGTGATGAAGGGCTACTACGGCCGCCCGGACGCGACCGACGAGGCCATCCAGGACGGGTGGTTCCGCTCGGGCGACCTGGCCCGCAAGGACGAGGACGGCTGGTACTACATCGTCGACCGGTCCAAGGACATGATCATCCGGGGCGGGTTCAACGTCTACCCGCGCGAGATCGAGGAGCACCTCCTCACGCACCCCGACGTCTCGCTGGCCGCGGTGATCGGCGTGCCGCACGAGAGCCACGGCGAGGAGATCAAGGCCGTGGTCATCCTCGAGAAGGGCTCGAGCCTGACCGAGGAGGAGCTCGTCGCCTGGGCCAGGGACGAGATGGCCGGCTACAAGTACCCGCGCATCGTCGAGTTCGTCGACGAGTTGCCGATGACCGCGACCGGCAAGATCCTCAAGCGCGAGCTCTCCTGA
- a CDS encoding MMPL family transporter, with translation MEIFTGRKLRVPHLIGRRTSWLVVVVAILFSGVLLGSGIEAETTDNAAANLPTDAESAQATRLQERLGTSEFTPAIVVLDRDGASLTAQDRTAVDRLTGSLAEYSAKGQRTFSVPAEDGKAAFVGIPISADLSEDDRDQVVGDLRDALATGLPDGLRAQVTGGPAFGTDLGAVFEGADVRLLVVTASVVALLLLLTYRSPWLWLVPLAVVGVADQVAAQLVGVGTKIFDFSTDGASVGITSVLVFGAGTNYALLLIARYREELRRTDDRYDAMRHALDRAAPAILASSGTVVLALLCLGLADNPTSRNIGFGGAIGIVTAVVYALVVLPAAMTVFGRALFWPFVPRGGQDDPARTGVWARVGTAVTARPVAVVMACVVVLAVLALPLLGLKVGLSQTEQFRATPESVTGQEVLAEHYPAGSSQPTTVVVPTREVDEVTAAVGRVDGVQSVEASGRAEGTSVLSVVLTADPASERAFETVREIRDRAQEIDGAVLVGGPDAEALDASDAADRDQRLIVPLILLVVLVVLLVLLRSVVAAVLLVLTVVATYVGSLGASWFAFSHWFGFPALDLSVPLLSFLFLVALGVDYNIFLTTRAKEEAARTDTAEAIRVALSVTGGVITSAGILLAAVFTVLGVLPLIVLTQIGVIVGFGVLLDTLLVRSVLVPALVALLGRRFWWPGPLSRRD, from the coding sequence ATGGAAATATTCACCGGTCGAAAGTTACGGGTCCCGCACCTCATCGGCCGCCGGACGAGCTGGCTGGTGGTCGTCGTGGCGATCCTGTTCTCCGGGGTCCTGCTGGGGTCGGGGATCGAGGCCGAGACGACCGACAACGCCGCGGCCAACCTGCCCACCGACGCCGAGTCCGCGCAGGCGACCCGGCTGCAGGAGCGGTTGGGCACCAGCGAGTTCACCCCGGCGATCGTGGTGCTCGACCGGGACGGTGCGTCGCTCACGGCCCAGGACCGAACGGCTGTCGACAGGCTCACGGGCAGCCTGGCCGAGTACTCCGCCAAGGGCCAGAGGACGTTCTCGGTCCCCGCCGAGGACGGCAAGGCGGCGTTCGTCGGCATCCCGATCTCCGCCGACCTCTCCGAGGACGACCGGGACCAGGTCGTCGGAGACCTGCGCGACGCCCTTGCCACCGGCCTGCCCGACGGGCTACGGGCCCAGGTGACCGGCGGCCCGGCGTTCGGGACCGACCTCGGTGCGGTCTTCGAGGGCGCCGACGTGCGCCTGCTCGTGGTGACCGCATCGGTCGTCGCGCTCCTCCTGCTGCTGACCTACCGCAGCCCCTGGCTGTGGCTGGTCCCGCTCGCCGTGGTCGGGGTCGCCGACCAGGTCGCGGCCCAGCTCGTCGGGGTCGGCACCAAGATCTTCGACTTCTCCACCGACGGCGCCTCGGTCGGCATCACGTCGGTGCTCGTGTTCGGTGCCGGCACCAACTACGCGCTGCTCCTCATCGCGCGCTACCGCGAGGAGCTGCGCCGCACCGACGACCGGTACGACGCCATGCGGCACGCGCTCGACCGTGCGGCCCCCGCGATCCTGGCCAGCTCCGGCACCGTGGTCCTCGCCCTGCTCTGCCTGGGTCTGGCCGACAACCCCACGAGCCGCAACATCGGCTTCGGCGGCGCCATCGGCATCGTCACCGCCGTCGTCTACGCGCTGGTCGTCCTGCCAGCCGCGATGACCGTCTTCGGGCGTGCGCTGTTCTGGCCGTTCGTGCCGCGCGGCGGTCAGGACGACCCGGCCCGCACCGGCGTCTGGGCCCGGGTCGGGACCGCGGTGACCGCTCGGCCCGTCGCGGTCGTGATGGCCTGCGTGGTGGTCCTGGCCGTGCTCGCGCTGCCGCTGCTCGGGCTCAAGGTGGGTCTCTCCCAGACCGAGCAGTTCCGCGCGACCCCCGAGTCGGTCACCGGGCAGGAGGTGCTCGCCGAGCACTACCCGGCCGGCTCGTCCCAGCCGACCACGGTGGTCGTGCCGACCCGAGAGGTCGACGAGGTCACCGCCGCGGTGGGCCGGGTCGACGGGGTCCAGAGCGTCGAGGCGTCGGGTCGCGCCGAGGGCACCTCGGTCCTCTCGGTCGTGCTCACCGCCGACCCGGCCTCCGAGCGGGCCTTCGAGACGGTCCGCGAGATCCGCGACCGCGCCCAGGAGATCGACGGCGCCGTCCTGGTCGGCGGGCCGGACGCCGAGGCGCTCGACGCTTCCGACGCCGCCGACCGCGACCAGCGGCTGATCGTCCCGCTCATCCTGCTGGTCGTGCTGGTCGTGCTGCTCGTCCTGCTGCGCTCGGTGGTCGCCGCGGTGCTGCTCGTGCTCACCGTCGTCGCGACCTACGTCGGCAGCCTCGGCGCCAGCTGGTTCGCCTTCAGCCACTGGTTCGGGTTCCCGGCACTCGACCTGAGCGTGCCGCTCCTGTCGTTCCTGTTCCTGGTCGCCCTGGGCGTCGACTACAACATCTTCCTCACCACGCGGGCCAAGGAGGAGGCCGCGCGCACCGACACCGCCGAGGCGATCCGGGTCGCGCTGTCGGTCACCGGCGGGGTGATCACCAGTGCCGGCATCCTGCTCGCCGCGGTCTTCACGGTCCTGGGAGTGCTGCCGCTCATCGTGCTCACCCAGATCGGCGTCATCGTCGGCTTCGGCGTCCTGCTCGACACCCTGCTCGTGCGCAGCGTGCTGGTCCCGGCACTGGTGGCCCTGCTCGGGCGGCGGTTCTGGTGGCCGGGTCCGCTCTCCCGCCGGGACTGA
- a CDS encoding MarR family winged helix-turn-helix transcriptional regulator: protein MPNAIPPPDPGRSDGAHRVVRALRRYTTESDLYVATASRESEMHRTDLNGLALIMDWGLQDEPATPGRLSAAMHLSAPATSAMLDRLEKHGHVTRAPHPGDRRSVVVEVTEHAIAVGSRMFGRLGAHLAPVLDRRTDEELALIAAFLEEAGLATIAARREVPPA from the coding sequence GTGCCAAACGCCATCCCGCCGCCCGACCCCGGCCGCAGCGACGGCGCCCACCGGGTGGTCCGGGCGCTGCGGCGCTACACCACCGAGTCCGATCTCTACGTCGCCACCGCGAGCCGCGAGAGCGAGATGCACCGCACCGACCTCAACGGGCTCGCGCTGATCATGGACTGGGGCCTGCAGGACGAGCCGGCCACGCCGGGCCGGCTCAGCGCGGCGATGCACCTCTCGGCTCCCGCGACCTCGGCCATGCTCGACCGGCTCGAGAAGCACGGCCACGTCACCCGCGCCCCCCACCCCGGCGACCGCCGATCGGTGGTGGTCGAGGTCACCGAGCACGCGATCGCCGTCGGCTCGAGGATGTTCGGACGCCTCGGCGCCCACCTCGCGCCGGTGCTCGACCGCCGGACCGACGAGGAGCTCGCGCTGATCGCTGCGTTCCTCGAGGAGGCCGGCCTGGCCACCATCGCCGCCCGGCGCGAGGTCCCGCCGGCGTAG
- a CDS encoding SRPBCC family protein, translating to MAAPVRFEVSCEDAYDYLVAPANRPEWQSSLKAVAEVDGADGVVGQSWDDVTTVGIRPRMELTDADRPHRWSEHGTWRGFRAVLTLTFTPVGSSCDVCVSMHVTASGLARPLGIAANRVAPVTVRSDLRRAAKILARR from the coding sequence GTGGCCGCACCCGTCCGCTTCGAGGTGTCCTGCGAGGACGCCTACGACTACCTGGTCGCCCCGGCCAACCGCCCCGAGTGGCAGTCGAGCCTCAAGGCGGTCGCCGAGGTCGACGGCGCCGACGGCGTCGTGGGCCAGAGCTGGGACGACGTCACCACCGTCGGCATCCGCCCGCGGATGGAGCTGACCGACGCCGACCGGCCGCACCGCTGGTCCGAGCACGGCACCTGGCGCGGCTTCCGCGCCGTCCTCACGCTGACGTTCACGCCGGTGGGCTCGTCCTGCGACGTCTGCGTCTCGATGCACGTCACGGCCTCCGGCCTCGCGCGTCCGCTGGGCATCGCCGCCAACCGGGTCGCCCCGGTCACCGTGCGGTCCGACCTGCGCCGCGCGGCGAAGATCCTCGCGCGGCGCTGA
- a CDS encoding phosphoribosylaminoimidazolesuccinocarboxamide synthase, whose amino-acid sequence MPEAPAIDGATHLHSGKVRDLYELQGGPHDGHLLMVASDRISIFDFVLATTIPDKGEILTRMSLWWFEQLADLVPGHVVSTDVPASVAGRAVICERLDMFPVECVARGYLSGSGLLDYAATGEVCGIPLPASLVDGSRLPEPIFTPATKADLGDHDENVSYDAVVDEVGAEAAATLRHLTLAVYARAETVARERGIILADTKLEFGRRLDGPGTVVLGDEVLTPDSSRFWPADAWTPGRPQASYDKQIVRNWALSPESGWDRASGEAPPPIPPEVVDRTRARYVEAFELLTGERW is encoded by the coding sequence ATCCCGGAGGCGCCCGCCATCGACGGGGCGACCCACCTCCACTCCGGCAAGGTGCGCGACCTCTACGAGCTGCAGGGCGGACCCCACGACGGTCACCTGCTGATGGTGGCCAGCGATCGGATCTCGATCTTCGACTTCGTGCTCGCCACGACGATCCCCGACAAGGGCGAGATCCTGACCCGGATGTCGCTGTGGTGGTTCGAGCAGCTGGCCGACCTGGTGCCCGGTCACGTCGTCTCGACCGACGTGCCCGCGTCCGTCGCCGGCCGGGCGGTCATCTGCGAGCGGCTCGACATGTTCCCGGTCGAGTGCGTCGCCCGTGGCTACCTCTCTGGGTCCGGCCTGCTCGACTACGCCGCCACCGGCGAGGTCTGCGGCATCCCGCTGCCGGCCAGCCTGGTCGACGGCAGCCGCCTCCCCGAGCCGATCTTCACCCCTGCGACGAAGGCCGACCTCGGCGACCACGACGAGAACGTCTCCTACGACGCCGTGGTCGACGAGGTGGGCGCCGAGGCGGCGGCCACCCTGCGTCACCTGACCCTCGCGGTCTACGCCCGGGCCGAGACCGTCGCCCGCGAGCGCGGCATTATCCTGGCCGACACCAAGCTCGAGTTCGGCCGTCGCCTCGACGGGCCCGGCACGGTGGTGCTCGGCGACGAGGTCCTGACGCCCGACTCGTCGCGGTTCTGGCCGGCCGACGCGTGGACCCCGGGACGCCCGCAGGCGTCGTACGACAAGCAGATCGTGCGCAACTGGGCGCTGTCGCCCGAGTCCGGCTGGGACCGCGCCTCCGGGGAGGCTCCGCCCCCGATCCCGCCCGAGGTCGTCGACCGCACCCGCGCGCGCTACGTCGAGGCGTTCGAGCTGCTCACCGGGGAGCGCTGGTAG
- a CDS encoding sulfotransferase family protein, with amino-acid sequence MPRDPGPDFLIVGAPKAGTTALHTALTQHPDAFLTRPKEPKYWLCDDAPPPHWSGPGDRHSQQEWIWRARDYAELFTGARDDQVRGESTPFYLWSRSAHRRIGEALPGVKIIAVVRDPVDRAYSNWMHLWSDGLEPVADFRRAFELQDARAERGYAPFWRYRELGLYGEQLEHLLRHVPAEQVLVMRYRALVDEPAVAVDTACRFLGIREGQVSSIPRDNARTYAEPGWRTAALGPVVRAGAALGQFVPPQVWRRASAPLVARLSGRDGHRPHLDPAQRAELIQVFADDIDLLSRLTGEDFHDWLSPVSRGSFDERAAAGEERARRVAREG; translated from the coding sequence ATGCCGCGCGACCCCGGACCCGACTTCCTCATCGTCGGAGCGCCCAAGGCCGGCACGACCGCGCTGCACACCGCCCTCACCCAGCACCCCGACGCGTTCCTCACCCGGCCCAAGGAGCCGAAGTACTGGCTCTGCGACGACGCCCCGCCGCCGCACTGGAGCGGCCCCGGCGACCGGCACTCCCAGCAGGAGTGGATCTGGCGGGCACGCGACTACGCCGAGCTCTTCACCGGCGCGCGCGACGACCAGGTGCGCGGCGAGAGCACGCCGTTCTACCTCTGGAGCCGGTCGGCCCACCGCCGCATCGGGGAGGCGCTGCCCGGGGTCAAGATCATCGCCGTCGTCCGCGACCCCGTCGACCGCGCCTACAGCAACTGGATGCACCTGTGGTCCGACGGCCTCGAGCCCGTGGCCGACTTCCGCCGGGCCTTCGAGCTGCAGGACGCCCGTGCCGAGCGCGGCTACGCGCCGTTCTGGCGCTACCGCGAGCTGGGGCTGTACGGCGAGCAGCTCGAGCACCTCCTGCGGCACGTGCCGGCAGAGCAGGTGCTGGTGATGCGCTACCGCGCCCTCGTCGACGAGCCGGCCGTCGCCGTCGACACGGCCTGCCGCTTCCTGGGCATCCGCGAGGGCCAGGTCTCCTCGATCCCCCGCGACAACGCGCGCACGTACGCCGAGCCCGGCTGGCGCACCGCGGCCCTGGGTCCCGTCGTGCGCGCGGGTGCGGCGCTCGGCCAGTTCGTCCCGCCGCAGGTATGGCGGCGGGCCAGCGCACCGCTGGTGGCGCGGCTCAGCGGCCGCGACGGCCACCGCCCCCACCTCGACCCCGCCCAGCGCGCCGAGCTGATCCAGGTCTTCGCCGACGACATCGACCTGCTCTCCCGCCTGACCGGCGAGGACTTCCACGACTGGCTCTCGCCCGTGTCACGCGGGAGCTTCGACGAGCGCGCAGCGGCGGGCGAGGAACGAGCCCGGCGCGTGGCGCGCGAAGGTTGA